In Malus sylvestris chromosome 2, drMalSylv7.2, whole genome shotgun sequence, the genomic stretch TTAAGGTTTTTACTCCTACCCCCAGTATAAATGTGATCGCCCACAAACACGTGTCGCCATGCTTGCATATGGGTAATCTGTTTGTAGTtccttcttgacgtcgaatacctgatatattgttatttttcaGGGCCCCTATCTACACACCGCAAAAAGAACTCTCCTACAGAAAGTTTTAGGAGACGACAGCATTTTAGTGGTGAAATTTGCCGATGTGAAGGATACCAGGAAGCAGAGGGACCTTTATGCTGACTATAGCAAGGTCGCTAGAGAAGGGATTCTTGTTGGTTTGCGCCGATATTGTTTCTTTGGTATGTCTTTAATGCCTTCTTATGTGAAATTTGAATTCACAATTTTGAAGATGTTTTACTTCCTTAACCACTTTGATCTTATTCTTTCTTGTTCTTTTCTTGATTGGCTCAAAAGTATAGTTTATCATGTTACTTCACATACTGGAAGTAGGATGAGAATGATGACATGGTTTAAACTTGGGATTCTATATTTTTGAAActgatttttatgttatttagaCCATTTATCACTGGTGAACTTTTAACGTGTATTCAACAGTTTAATCTGTTGTGTTCATTTCATTCAGTTATTGAGAATTCTAGTACGATTGATCATTATTTCTGTCTTTCTTAATATGGTTATGAATCAGTGTTCAAAGATGGTggcaataaagaaaagaaaaaaagcccGACTTCATCACCTGTGAAGTGTTACTTTATCCGTGTGGACTCTAGTGCCGCGATTGACAGGGGAGAAGATTATAAAATATCTAATAAAACGATTCATGAAGCCAGATGCATTTTCATGCATCCACATACTGTGTCCACTGTGAGCAACTACATGATTAGGTATGTCGTTGTCTATAACACAAAAAGTTTCTTTTTTGATGTTGTATGGAAGCATTTTTCCTTAAGGTTCTAAGCTATCATCTTTCTCGGGGATTCAGGTTTTCGCTCATTTTGTCTAAGACAGAGAGCTTAGAAGTAAAAGATTGGTCTCTTGTGAGGGTTGACGACATTGATGATGATTATTGTCTGGTACGATCCTCAAACTATCTTTTCCAGTAAATCTTGCCATTCCTAATTATATTTAGAtatccttttcttttgtttaatcTTACCATgcagtttattttttattttttgttttcaataaaCTGCAGGATGCATACGAAAATCGTATCTATAGAGACGGGAAGCCTCTTATACATTCAGATGGAACTGGATTCATATCTGAGGATTTGGCTTCACTTTGTCCGAAAGAATTACTGAAAAAAGAGTTCAGCAATGAATACTTTGAGGTTTGTGATTCTATATTTTAGGTAAATTGGAGATTTTGAATTAAGTTCACTCAATATATTCTCATTTcctttgtgcttttgttttccCCCTGCTTTCCCCCTGTAGCCTTTGCTCATGCAGTTCCGACTTTTCTACAAGGGCCGTGCTGTGAAGGGAACCTTTCTGGTCAATAAAAAGGTATGATTTCTTTCATTTACTTATGGAAATGCCCTCATCATTACTGAAGTAAATCGAAATAATACAACCCCAATTACAGGTTCATGCATTATAATGAAAACTTTAGAGAATAGTTCTGATTAACATTGTTTTCTTCATTATCTAAATTTCTGACGTCCTATACTATTTACAATCTTCTATGTCCAACGTTGTAGCTACCACAAAAAACGATCCAGATTCGACCATCAATGATTAAAGTTGAGACAGATCGACAGATGCTGGATGGTCAAACAGTGAATTCGTTGGAGATAGTTGGAGTAAGGTACACCCATTATCTAGCATGTATGTTTGCCAAGTTTGTATTGCTCCCCCTGCAGTTGAGAATTTCAGATGCAGAGCAAATTATTGAAGGCGTAGATTTTAAGTTGACGTTTTCATCTTCCAGTACAAAGCCTAGGAATACAAAATTTTCAAGGAATTTAATAGCCCTTCTATGCCATGGAGGGGTGCCGAAAGATTATTTCATGGAGTTACTGATGAAAGATCTGGAAAATACTCATGGTGTTTTCTGCAATAGGCGTGCAGCAGCCAAACGTAAGCtgatatttctttcttttcaaatgGCTGCCAAATTCTTGTTTTGATACATGTCCATGGATTAAATAACATTctatcaaatttatttttcctttcacTATTTCTAGTTCCTTGATGGGTTTCGTTCCTTCATCTTCTGTATTTGCAGTTGCCTTTAGCTACGGCGGGATGGATGATGACTACAACACGTTTAAGATGATCTCTTCTGATATTCCTCTAGAAGAATCATATTTGCAACATCGTTTGTCATTCCTGAAGAAAGAGGAAAATACCAGTCTTAAAAGAGGGAAAATTTCTAGTCCTCAGAGTTACATGTTGATGGGGACTACTGATCCAACAGGGATTCTGGAAAAGGATCAAGTTTGCGTTCTTCTGTATGTACAATTTCTGGCATTTTTTAATCCTCTCCTGTTACACAAAATTCATTAAACAATTTCATAAAATACAATCGCTTGATTACATGTTGTACGATAGAATCATAGAAGGAATGAATTAATCTGCAACGGCAATATTTGTAGTTTGGTAAAATGTTTATCCGAACAACTGAGATGTAAAATCTTTGATCTATGTTATAAGAAGGTATTATATGGTTATGCTGTACAAGTTTTCGTAGTTTCTTGCTTTAGGAGTTATAGATGCACTAATGTATTATGTATATTATGTTTCTACAGATTATGAACTAAATTTTGCATTTAGAACTGTTTGTAGTATATGTTATAATATGGTATTAGTTATTTGGATTGTTTTCTTGTTCCATTTGTTCTAAAGGTGTTACTCTGCATTGTTGCTTTCTCGATCCATGCGGATCTTAATGTCAACAGATATGGTTCACTTATCGTTTGAAGGGCTAATTTTCTGCCTAATGATATTTGCAGTGACAGCGGGCCAATTCAAGGAGAGGTGCTAGTGTACCACCATCCAGGTTTACATTTTGGTGATGTTCATGTTTTGAAGGCCACCTACGTGGAGAAGTTGAAAGAATTTGTTGGAAATAGTGGCTTTGCTATATTCTTCTCTCGCAAAGGTTCGCGTTCAGTAGCTGATGAAATGGGTGGTGGAGATTTTGATGGCGATCTATATTGGGTCTCAAGAAACCCTCGGGTTGGCATTTACCTAAAGCATGATTACTTTGTCATTATTTTGAAACTTCAACATGCACAGACCATCCAGAACTACTTAACCAGTTTATGCATGGAATGGAAATAATTTTGTTCATCATTAATTCTTGGAATTATTTCAGCTTTTAGAATGTTTCAAACAAAGTGAACCTTGGATCGATACTTCATCAACGCCCAAAGCCACCACCTTACCACCAAGTGCGCTTTTGCCCAATCATATAGAGGATGAGCTCTTTAAACAATTCTTGACAACCAGGTTTGAACCGAGGTATGGTGAATCTGTATTAGACCCATTTTGGTTGAATTACATTGAAATTCTGGTTTTATTTAGGTTCCAAATGTGTTGTAGTTACAATTTTCTCGATGGTTAATGCTCTTAGCTTAAGTAGAACCTTTTGATATCGTTTTGAATGCTTTAAGGTAGCATAGTTCAGTAATTCTACTGCCAAAAGGAAACTTTAAATTagaattttccttattaacgaTTAGTACGTTCTTGACCTTTACAAAGTATCAAGTAATTGTTGGACCTCGTTTTAATTTGGTTTCCATTCTTCTCGATATGATATCAGATGGTAGATCTCCCTATTTGTTGAGACTGAGACGGAACTCTCTGGCTATGGTTCATGCTTATTTGTATTAAATTTGTTTATAAATCGAACATTTCATCCACAGCAAGTCTTATGTTTCTGGTGCTCAAAATAATTTCTGTTTTTTTCAGTTTTGCGATGGGTATGGCTTCTGACTACTGGTTGGCTTATATGGATGAATTTTTGACCCTGGGAGATGGTCATGAGAAAACCCTTACGAAGGCAAAAATGCTGCGGTTGATTGATTTATACTACGATGCTTTGGATGCTCCAAAAAAATGTCGAAAGGTTAGTTCTGTTCTTTTGTGCTTCAGTCATGTTATTGAATGATATCAATATGACTTTATTATTATCTTACTTTCTCTCCTGGATGTTATACAAATGGAACTTTTGTCCATCTTCGATTACCCTTTGATTCGATTGCATATGGTGCAAGAACATTCTCACCctcttgctgttttaagttcaTGCATTGGAATGGGAACTCAGTAGCTAGTGTTTGGTTATTTTCTGTTTGTGTATGATCTCCGATGATTTAAAACTTGAATTTCACGTCTGAGTAACAGGTCGAAATCCCCAATGATTTGAAACCGCGGTCATTCCCTCATTACATGGATAAGCCCAACTCCTACAAATCAACTTCCATTTTGGGATCAATTTACGACGCAGTGGAGGAATATCAACCGGAAGACACTTCTGACAAAGGTGATGAAATGTTTTAATATTAGCTAGTCATATTACATACGTTGCTATCCATAGAAAAACAAGAGTTTTGACTTTGCTCTTGTGCCCTTATGCAGTAGTGGAAAAACTTCCGTGTTTTGATGTTGAAGAACTCCCCGAGCAGTGCTTGAAGAAGTGGTACAAACTCTACGAGCAGTACAGGAGTGAAATGAACTGTGTCTTGCAATACGATGACAAAGAGGGCAAGAATCAAGCTGCTGATAAGATCATAAGACGGTATAAAGAGGTAAGATTAATGAACAAACATTTCGGGACTTGTCATATGTTCCGGTGCCTGTTCTGCTCTCACTGGTTTGTCTCAAATTATTTTTGCAGATTCTGTATGGCTGTGAGGACTTCGAGAAGAGCACGAGGCCCTTGGATGAAATATTCAACGAGGCACTCGCCATATATCGTTTCGCATATGACTACGCTTGGAAAGTAAACGATATAGGGAAATGTGGGCTTGCATGGAGAGTTGCAGGTTCAGCTCTCTGTAAGTATTACAAGACCAAACACGAGGACCGCACGTTTGAAGTCTCGTTCTCTGTTCTCAAGGATATCCTCTAATGAAAGGGGTACGGGGGCTCAAGTTCCTCGGCTGAAATATTCATCCGAGGACCGAGGCACCCCCGCTATGTATCGTCTGTGTATAACTTGTGAACGTGCTTGGAGGCAAGACGTGTGCAAGTAAATGCTGTATTAATAATGCAATGTAACATTATTCATGACTATATATGAAAAAGCAAAAATCATTTCCCAAATATTTGATTATCAATCAGTTAATTTAATAACATAAGAGTCGAAAATTGTGAAAAGGCAATAAAATTCTGTTGGAATGAAGGAACAAATCTTTAAGAAAGTGATTTTTGCACTACTTTTACGAGTGGTGGATTGTTCCAGTAATTAGGGCAAGTGAAAAGAGACAtgcaaaaattgaaatttcaatTTAAACACAATGACAATATGATagtcatttgaaaaatatttgtaGTATGTCATTGTCAAAGTAGAAAAGACGCAAAAGTCCTGAGAAATATTTTTACTCGTCATCAtattaattgtttttggataagtttaatttaatttttctactaCAAAATCTCAAACTCTGCCGTCACCAATGAAAGTGTTTGCCATGTTTGGTAAGCTTCTGAAAAAAATCCAACAGTTGACTACTGTGTCCCTGACACTTAGCAAGGCAGCAGATCccaataataatattatttggatTCTTCCATATCATAAATGCTATCTCAAAGTGGAATCtttgtaaattttatattttaacgttaatttttgttaaatattataaatattgtGTAAAGGGTAATACAATGGgactaaatttataaacaaaattttataaaataaatgaaatgaaaattgatgattagattattacttaaatattgatatACGTGCTCAATATAttaatgacacatcatttaatttacaaatttagtctcttttAGTATTATCTATGTAAAAAGTATAAGATGTAAAAGTTTATAAAGAATGTCAATTTGAGAGAATTTCgataatatttcttttattatattatttattggtGCTTGAAAAGtcttttttattgaaaattccATCTGCATCATTATACAGAATCTTAAGCTGCACATGGAGATGGAGGTAAAGTTGTTCAACAATTTACACATAAAGCAGATTTACTGTTACGAATCAGGCATAAAAGAATTTatacaaaatattatataattaaaccGAACACAACGATGATGACCTCGTGGTTTACGTACcatgtaaaaaatataaaatagaggttttcattaattttcgtATATTAAAACGTGATTTATGGTTTGAAATTGAgtcagattggttaaaaattaaagaaaattaatgaaaaatatttgaaaactttgacttttaatgaaaatgacaaaataaaagataaaattaatagtaccataattgacttaaaatatgatttttctttaaaatgaacagtatagggaatttttcgttaaagttctctaaaaattaaaggaaaactaatgaaaatggcttgaaaactttgagttttaacgataaggacaaaataaaggataaagtgaatagtattatgattcactttttagtgtaaaaatgtaatttttcgttaaagtaaacagtaccgtgaacttttcgttaaaaccctaaaaaattaATGGACCAGTGGACCATGCATAAAAGAGCcctaaaggaaaaagaaaagagctgAAAAAGGATGATATACTTGGTGACTAAGGTACTGTAACTTCTCGAGGAAGGATGAAGAACCACTTTACCTTGTCGCGCATGGTTCAGCTTGGAGTCTTGGTCCAATCCAAAGTCTCTGTACACAGAAAAATTGGTCCGGTTCATCCCAAGATCAAAAAAGTGTAAATATAAACTTGGTCTGGTTCACATGGCAGAGGGACGTCATGTGAATTCAGAtcacatgaagaagaagaaatggaatGGAAAAAGGAATAGTACGTAGTAGCTCCTTTTAAACACCCGGTTTGAAATCAACTGGATTTTGTCAGCAAACTTccttcctttcttccttccCAGTTAATTACAAAGTTAACTAATGGATCATCCGCATAATTACGGTTCCAGCAACTCCAAACGCAGTTACACAGAGATTGCGGATGTTGGTTTCGATGAACCTGTTTTGTCAAATCCCGACCCTTCCTCTCTCAGTTACTCTCAACTCCCCACCTCCGCCATTGGAACTTTTTCCCAGCCACGCTCAGCAGCGGCGGCCACGGCCGGAGACGATTGCCCAGAACCGCAAGTCCATGTGCCTCTGCCCCTGCCGGTGGAGCAAAAACTGAACGCCATTTGTGAGGAGAAAAAGCAGCCGCAGCCGGGCGCTGATTTGAGAAGGAGGCTGGGTTTGCTGGGGGAGGAGAAGGCACTCGAACTCCTCGGCAAAATTTCCAATACtaaaaaaaagatcaaaaacCTCAGTGGATACATCTGGTTCTTGCTGCGCGAAAAGTACCAATGTGCCCCTCGTTCTCGTTCTCcttccccttccccttccccttcCAAGTCTGGCCCTGCTGCTTCTCCGCTTCTTCACAGCCCGTCTTCTGCTTCCCAAATCCGTCCTGGTCGTCAAGGTCAGATTTTTACTTCATgggttgttttgttttggttgatcGGGTTTTCTTAGCTGATTATTTTTAAAAGCGATTTCTGCTATTCTCTCGAAGAATGCAAGAATCCTACGGAAAACTATCAAttgattaaatgaattaaaatatataaagaaagGTTTCACTTCTAATATATAGATGTAAACTAGGACAATATCGATGTGATTAGTAGTGAACCGTTGATTAGTAATGGACCGTTAATCCGTCTCTTTGAAACTTGGCACTTTGGCTATGTGAGTTGCAGGGAGTACTAGTGGAGGACAGAAGCAATTACATTCCTATTTCCCTGCATCACGTTCGAAATCTGCACGTACATCCCTTTTTCGAGGCCCATCATCTGCTCTTCCTATCAGTCCTGTTCATGAAGGTCAGATTTTCGTTCATGGATCGCGTCATTTctgattgtttttcttttacgATTGCTTTTTACTCCTATCCCTCGAATTCTCCTTCGAAAGATGCCCGTACTTTTCTTTTTCAAGGCCCGTCTTCTGCTCCTCCTCCTACTTCTATCACTCCGGTTCAACTTTTTCAAGGTCAGATATGTTGCACTTTCTCTGTTTCATGATTTTCTTTCATTGTGATCAACTGACAGGAGATACCACAGACAATCGATACTACTTGCAATGTAGCAGAGATTTAAACGTAAATGCAGCTACAAAGGAGTCAAATTACAAAAGTAAATTGGACAAGGTAGGTTGCAGAGGT encodes the following:
- the LOC126596248 gene encoding probable RNA-dependent RNA polymerase 5 isoform X1; amino-acid sequence: MYHPPNYGPSNSKRSYTEIEGVDFDDPVFSNPDLFPLSYSHRPATAAIGISPPHPATAATPRDDCPQPQLHVPLPPRVQQKLNSICGEKQQPLPDAELRRKLGFLGEEKALELLGDINNISTLSGCIWFLLHHEKYQCTPHPPSPSPSPSKSGPAASPLLHSPSPASQITPGRQGSTSGGQMQLHTYFAAAPSKSVRASLFQGPSSAPITPVRQEQPADRGGRERPLYSSYPSDSLSKAARTSLFQGPSSASTSKSSLTPVRLFQDQPRHDGQAQLEALGELEFRRQFLILNYAGGMKLEDVLTPETIRSWKDMPMQLFENTIWETLGRKYARKENRQWTLDWESGKSYVYHCEVAVDGSYNFKGPYLHTAKRTLLQKVLGDDSILVVKFADVKDTRKQRDLYADYSKVAREGILVGLRRYCFFVFKDGGNKEKKKSPTSSPVKCYFIRVDSSAAIDRGEDYKISNKTIHEARCIFMHPHTVSTVSNYMIRFSLILSKTESLEVKDWSLVRVDDIDDDYCLDAYENRIYRDGKPLIHSDGTGFISEDLASLCPKELLKKEFSNEYFEPLLMQFRLFYKGRAVKGTFLVNKKLPQKTIQIRPSMIKVETDRQMLDGQTVNSLEIVGVSTKPRNTKFSRNLIALLCHGGVPKDYFMELLMKDLENTHGVFCNRRAAAKLAFSYGGMDDDYNTFKMISSDIPLEESYLQHRLSFLKKEENTSLKRGKISSPQSYMLMGTTDPTGILEKDQVCVLLDSGPIQGEVLVYHHPGLHFGDVHVLKATYVEKLKEFVGNSGFAIFFSRKGSRSVADEMGGGDFDGDLYWVSRNPRLLECFKQSEPWIDTSSTPKATTLPPSALLPNHIEDELFKQFLTTRFEPSFAMGMASDYWLAYMDEFLTLGDGHEKTLTKAKMLRLIDLYYDALDAPKKCRKVEIPNDLKPRSFPHYMDKPNSYKSTSILGSIYDAVEEYQPEDTSDKVVEKLPCFDVEELPEQCLKKWYKLYEQYRSEMNCVLQYDDKEGKNQAADKIIRRYKEILYGCEDFEKSTRPLDEIFNEALAIYRFAYDYAWKVNDIGKCGLAWRVAGSALCKYYKTKHEDRTFEVSFSVLKDIL
- the LOC126596248 gene encoding probable RNA-dependent RNA polymerase 5 isoform X2, with amino-acid sequence MYHPPNYGPSNSKRSYTEIEGVDFDDPVFSNPDLFPLSYSHRPATAAIGISPPHPATAATPRDDCPQPQLHVPLPPRVQQKLNSICGEKQQPLPDAELRRKLGFLGEEKALELLGDINNISTLSGCIWFLLHHEKYQCTPHPPSPSPSPSKSGPAASPLLHSPSPASQITPGRQGSTSGGQMQLHTYFAAAPSKSVRASLFQGPSSAPITPVRQEQPADRGGRERPLYSSYPSDSLSKAARTSLFQGPSSASTSKSSLTPVRLFQDQPRHDGQAQLEALGELEFRRQFLILNYAGGMKLEDVLTPETIRSWKDMPMQLFENTIWETLGRKYARKENRQWTLDWESGKSYVYHCEVAVDGSYNFKGPYLHTAKRTLLQKVLGDDSILVVKFADVKDTRKQRDLYADYSKVAREGILVGLRRYCFFVFKDGGNKEKKKSPTSSPVKCYFIRVDSSAAIDRGEDYKISNKTIHEARCIFMHPHTVSTVSNYMIRFSLILSKTESLEVKDWSLVRVDDIDDDYCLDAYENRIYRDGKPLIHSDGTGFISEDLASLCPKELLKKEFSNEYFEPLLMQFRLFYKGRAVKGTFLVNKKLPQKTIQIRPSMIKVETDRQMLDGQTVNSLEIVGVSTKPRNTKFSRNLIALLCHGGVPKDYFMELLMKDLENTHGVFCNRRAAAKLAFSYGGMDDDYNTFKMISSDIPLEESYLQHRLSFLKKEENTSLKRGKISSPQSYMLMGTTDPTGILEKDQVCVLLDSGPIQGEVLVYHHPGLHFGDVHVLKATYVEKLKEFVGNSGFAIFFSRKGSRSVADEMGGGDFDGDLYWVSRNPRLLECFKQSEPWIDTSSTPKATTLPPSALLPNHIEDELFKQFLTTRFEPSFAMGMASDYWLAYMDEFLTLGDGHEKTLTKAKMLRLIDLYYDALDAPKKCRKVEIPNDLKPRSFPHYMDKPNSYKSTSILGSIYDAVEEYQPEDTSDKVVEKLPCFDVEDLSEQCLKKLYELYEQYRSEMNSVLQYDDKEGKNQAADKIIRRYKEILYGCEDFEKSTRPLDEIFNEALAIYRFAYDYAWKVKDARKCGFAWRVAGSALCKYYKTKHEDRTFEVSFSVLKDIL